ATTCTCTCCGCCACATCAAGAACGGTTGAGCCTTTTTTAAGAGCTATGGGGGGATAAGAGGGCTCTTCACCAGGTGATTTGGTGAAAACCCTTATTATATCGGCAAGTTCATAGAGCTCTTCTTTGAGGATCTCAATGTTCGCCTTCTTTTTTGCAGATACGGGAACTATTTTAAACCTGTCCCCATAGGCTTTAACGAGCTTTTCGTAGTTCTCTTTGCTCCCCGGTGCATCGCCTTTGTTGGCAATGATTATTGCCTTTCTCCATACGAGGCTCTCATCAAGAGCATCTGAAAACTCCTCAAGGGTAACGGGCTCTTTTACAGTGATCTCAGCACTGTGAATGCCTTCCTCTCTAAGCATTTTCATAACCTCACTTACATCTCCTTGAATCAAATCCTGCCCGTTGATCACAATCCCACCTGTAGGCATTCTTCTTATTTCCACTTTTGGCTTTCTTTTGTTTATCTTTATCCCAGCACGTTCAAACTCCCTCAGTATTATTTCCATCTGGTTTATTGGGTCTTGAGAAAGGTCAACGACGATAGCTATTGCATCGGCGTTTCTTATGACGCTCAAAAGCTGCGTCCCCATGCCTTTACCCAGGGCAGCCCCTTCTATTAAGCCCGGTACCTCTACAAGCTGAATTTGAACGTCTTTGTGCTTCATCATACCCGGAATTGGCTCAACCGTCGTGAAAGGATAATCGGCAACATCCGCCTCAACGCCCGCAAGAACCTTAAGAAGTGAAGACTTTCCGACGTTTGGCAAACCCGCGAGAGCTATTTGAGCAGCCCCTTCCTTTTTAACGCTAAATGAATACCCTCCCCCCTTTCTCTGGCTTTGCTGCTTTTCCAGTTCTTTCCTAAGTTCAGCCAGCTTTCTCTTTATCTGGAGTCTGAGCTTCTCCGTTCCCTTGTGCTTTGGCACGGTGGCATACATCTTCTCCAATGCCCTTATTTTTTCGGGTATTGTTTTGGCTTGTCTGTATTCCTCTTCCGCCGCTAGATATTCTGCTGTTACGTTTGTTGGCATTTCTACTCACCCCTCGTTCTCAGCCCATTAGGGTTATGATGGAGGGTTTTTATAAATCTATGGTGTGAAACTATCATCAACTTTATATACTTTCTCGAAAAATTTTAGGGTGGTGAGAATATGAAGGGACTTTTAGATGAAATTGATAAGGAAATCTTGAGGGTGCTTCAAAAGAATAGCCGCACTCCGCTGAGAGAAATATCCAAGCGAGTGGGACTTGCAGAGTCAACGGTCTATGAAAGGATTAAGAAGCTGAAGGAGAAAGGAATAATAAAGAAATTCACGATTATCCTTGATCCAGAGTCCCTTGGCTTTCATCTGCTGGCTTTTATATTGATAAAGGCAAAAGCTGGGAAGTATGCCGAAGTTGCCGGGAAGCTCATAACTTATCCGGAGATAGTGGAAATTTATGAGACCACCGGTGATTACGACATGATACTCAAGATAAGAACGAGGAGCAGCGAAGAGCTCAACGACTTTCTTGATAGGATAGGGGAGATAGAAGGTGTCGTGGCAACGCATACGATGGTTGTGCTGAAGATACACAAAGAGACAACCGAGCTTCCGCTTTAAATTTTCCCCTCTGCATAAAGTTTATGATAGGCTTTCAAAAGGGCATCCCTTACCCTCTTTGGCCCGTATCTTCTCACCGCGCTTTTTAATCCTTCGGAATAAACCCTTTTAACTATTAAATCAACATCGGGAGAATCTTTTAGGCTGTTTTCTACATAGAGCTTTGCTACCTCCTCTGGATCCCTGTAGTTCAGCCCCTTAAGCCATTTTAAGGGGATTCCGCTTTCGAACTTCTTTATTACCTCAAACTCAATCACCGTAACCTCGTCATCTCCATGGAGTTCCCCGTATATCTTGCTCAATGCACCTACTAGCTCTTTGACATCCTTAAACCCGTCTTTTTTTGCGTCTTGATTTGTAAGCTCCTTAACCTTTTTCTTCTCCACCTTTGTGATTTTTACCTTTGCAACGGCCGTGTCGCTTGGTGTTATTACAAGGTAAACTTCACTTCCAGGTTTTGCCCCATACTCTCCAAATCTAATCGTGGTTGTCTTTTTTCCGCTTAGTATCTTGGACTTGTATGAATTATCTATCAGCAGGAACTTCCTTATTTGAACCATCCTTGAGCACCTCTAAAATCTCCGGAAGCTCTAAGAGGTCGTTTATTTTGAAATCAGCGTACTCCTCATATTCAAGCTCCCTGTTTGCGTATTTGCCATAGCGGAACCATACGGTATGCATTCCTACCCTCTTTGCCCCATAGATGTCTGAATAAAGCCTGTCTCCTACCATCAATGCCTCTTCCGGAGAGACTTCAAATATCTTAAGGGCTTTCTGGTATATTTTCGGATGTGGCTTTTTCACCCCCTCAAAGTCCGAAATTATCATATGCTCAAAGAAGTCATCTAGGTCAAGCCTCAGAACCTTCTCCCACTGCTTTATTGGATTGCCATCGGTTATGATGCCCAGTCGATAGCCCATTTCCCTGAGTTTGATGAGGGTTTTTCTTGCGTGCTTGACTTCCCTTATGTGGGCAAATTTGGTGTTGTGGTAGGCTATAACCCCGGCGGCAACCCATTTCGGATTGTACTTTAGATCGAGCCTCCTGAGGAGGTAATCAAAGTGATGAGGGAAATTGCTTCCGTATTCGTTTATGAGCTCCAAAAGTTCGTTATAGGCGGTGTCAAAATCAACAGGCATTCCGTGCTGAATCATGTTTTCTATGGCGTTTTTTCTGGCAAGCTCAGCTAAACGAGACGTGTCAACAAGGGTGTCATCGAGATCAAAAAACACTACCCTTATCATTCCAACCCCCAATCAAGTAAAAGGTTAAAGTATTTAACTTTTCCCTATGTCGAGATAAAAGGACTTCATCCTTCGCTTTTCCTCTCTTAGCTTTCTAAAGTATTCATCCTCTCGAACGAGCTCATCAAGAAGGTCTTCAAGCTTCCACGTTAGGGACGTGGGGGTGGTGGTTGCAAAGATCGGGCTAATTCCTTGAGAGCGGACTGTTTTGATAACCCTCTTTACGTCTTCATTTGAGAGGTTGTGCATTATGATGAACTTCCTCCAGTGCCAGTTGCCGCTTCCTTGGAAAGTGGGGGCCTTTGCCACAACTTCCTCCACAACCCAATCTTTGCAGTATTCCGGAACCTCATAAATGTCGAACTCACTTAAGATTTCTCTCACCCTGGAAACTTCATCCTGCTCAAACCCTATTAAGAGTATCATAGCACCACCTTAACAGCCTTTATCTTTTAAACACCTTTTAACCTTTGCCAAAAGATGCTCCATTATTTCTCCAGCAGGTCCTTTTAGGAAAATATCGGCTATAGGGGTTATGCCGCTTTCCTTTGGGTTGATCTCTATCACATAACCTCCGTTCTCTTTTACAATGTAAGGGACATACGCCGCAGGAAAAACCTGACCACTCGTCCCGATAACCAGGCAAACGTCAGCCCTTTCGGCAAGCTTAAAGGCCTTTTGAAGGGCTTCTTGAGGGAGAGGTTCCCCAAACCAGACAACATCCGGCCTTAAGAGGGAACCGCATTTCGGACATTTGAGTAAGCCCTCTTCTTCCAAGAACTCCTCAAGTTTTTCTGATTCAAGAAGATTTTCCCTATAAGCACAGCTGGTGCACTTAACCCGATAAATGTTCCCATGAAGCTCTACAACGTTTTTGTTTCCGGCTTCTCTGTGGAGGTTGTCAATGTTCTGAGTTATGACAGCCTTTAAAAGACCCATTCTTTCAAGCTCTGCCAGTGCCAAGTGGCCCCTGTTGGGCTTTGCTCCCTTCATAAGCTTCATTCTCATCCTGTAGAACTCCCATACAAGTCTGGGATTTCTTCTAAACGCCTCCGGGGTAGCTACCTCCTCCACTCTATACTTCTCCCACAGACCGTTTTTGTCTCTAAAGGTTGGTATTCCGCTTTCTGCGCTTATTCCAGCTCCGGTAAAAGCTATTAAAAATCGGGAGTGGGCTATCAACTTAGCCGCTTCTTCCATCATAGGACATCGCTTTCTAATTCCCCCCTGAAATTTTTAAAGGTATTCTAACGGCAAGATTTAAATTACATGGATGTAAAATATCACATGCAAGAAAGCACCGGGGTGATACCATGAGCTACCAGATGTATAGAGACAAGGTTTTGGAATTTGTTGAGATGCACGAAAAGTGGAGGGCATCAACTATAAACCTGATTGCAAGTGAAAACGTGACTTCCCCAAGCGTTACAAGGGCTGTGGCAAGCGGTTTTATGCACAAATACGCCGAAGGATGGCCAAGGCAAAGGTATTATCAGGGATGTAAGTACGTCGATGAAGTTGAGCTCATAGGAGTTGACCTCTTCTGCAAGCTCTTCAAGAGCGATTTCGCGGATCTAAGACCAATTTCCGGAACTAACGCAAATCAAGCCGCGTTCTTTGGACTAACAAACGCCGGAGACAAAGCTATTGTTCTTCATACTTCCCACGGTGGGCACATAAGCCACATGCCCTTTGGAGCAGCTGGTATGAGAGGATTGGAGGTTCATACATGGCCTTTTGATAACGAAGAATTCAACATCGATGTCGACAAGGCAGCCCAGATGATTAGAGAGCTCGAGCCCAAGATAGTTGTCTTCGGTGGTTCATTGTTCCCGTTCCCACACCCGGTTAAGGAGCTCGCCCCAGTGGCCAAAGAGGTTGGCGCTTACGTAATGTATGACGCAGCCCACGTTTTGGGATTAATAGCGGGAGGAAAGTTCCAGGACCCACTTAGAGAAGGAGCCGATGTCGTAACTTCCTCAACCCACAAGACCTTCCCGGGCCCACAGGGTGGTGTAATACTCTACAAGGACCTCGGGGAAGACACGGCAAAACTGCAATGGGCAATCTTCCCAGGTGTTCTAAGCAACCACCACCTACACCACATGGCTGGAAAAGTCATTACCGCTGCGGAGATGCTCGAATTTGGTAAAGCCTACGCTGAGCAGATCGTAAAGAACGCAAAAGCCCTCGCCGAGGCTCTTGCAGAGGAAGGATTCAAGGTCATTGGAGAGGACAAGGGCTACACGGAGAGCCACCAGGTTATCGTGGATGTAAGTGAGCTCCACGAAGCTGGAGGAGGATGGGCTGCTCCTCTTTTGGAAGAGGCGGGCATAATCCTCAACAAGAACCTCCTCCCATGGGATCCACTTGAGAAGGTCAACACCCCAAGCGGTCTAAGAATCGGTGTGCAGGAGATGACAAGAGTTGGCATGATGGAAGACGACATGAAAGAGATAGCAAGGTTCATGAGAAGAGTCCTTCTTGACAAAGAGGATCCAAAGAAGGTAGAGAAGGAAGTATTCGAGTTCAGGAAGCAGTTCCAGAAGGTCTACTACTCCTTCGACTACGGTCTGCCGATGAAAGAGTGATTTCTCCTTTTTGCCTTTTCTTTATAAAAGGCCTTTTAAAAAGAAAAAATCTAGAGTTTCGCCCGTTCAAACTCTTCCTTTTTGCCTAAAGGCTTTGTGGCATCTATACCCCATTTAGCAGTGAAGCCCTTCTCCCCGGAGGGGTCAAGAGAGCTTCCCCTTGCGTTAGGAATCACAACCAGGTCCTTATCCGCCTGAAATCTCGTGGCCACTGCCCATTCTATCTCTTTATCGTCGTAAATGTTAATGTCCTCATCGACCACTATCACGTGCTTTAGGCTCGGATGTCCAGCAAAAGCCGCCAAAATAGCATTTTTTCCATCTCCATCGTGCTGCTTTGTTATACTCACAACTGCGTGGAGCCACATGCAACCTCCTTCCGTTAATCTTACACCGTGAACCTTTGGAACCACCTGCTTAACGCTCTTGTATATCTGCGGCTCCTTGGGAAGTCCCATGAGCATGTAGTGCTCATATCCGCTGGAAAGCAGTGCGTGGAAAATTGGCCTCTCAACATGGTACATCTTCTCAAAAACCACAACGGGCTGCTCCCTTACTATGTCGTATGTCCCAGTTATATCAACAAAGGGCCCCTCCTTGTCAAGCTCTGGCAAAATTTTTGCCTCGAAGACAAATTCACTCTCGATGGGAACCGGGATACCGTTAATGTTCACGACTTCCAAGGGCTTTCCAAATGCAATCTCACTCATAGATGACGCAATGCTGAGCTCACTAACTCCATAAGGCGGGCTTGTCGCTGCCGCTAGGAGGATATGTATTGGATTGCCGATGATTATTCTAACATCAAGCTCTTCACCGTGTTCTGCCTTATCCTTCCACATTGCATACAAATGCCTTGGGACTAATCTAACTGTCCCGGTTTTTTCATCTCTCACCATTGTTCTGTGATATGAAAGGTTTACAAATCCATTCTCGTCCTTTGCTATGTAGATTGCCGAGGTAAAGTACTGCCCCCCATCCCTTGGAAAGTAATGCGGAACCGGCAACTCTTTGAGGGAGAAATCCTTCGTGGAGTTCTTGAAAAATTCAGCGGTTTTTGCCTCTTTATAGGGTTTGGGATTCTCCATAGCTTCCATTATGAAATGAACAAGCTCCTCTCTTTTTATGCCGAGGTACCTTGCTATTCTCTCCCGCGTGCTCCATATGTTGCCTGCAACTTCCCATCCATCCACATCTTTAAACAGAACGGGCTTAGTTTTATGCTGAAGGAGATAGCTCGTTATCTCAAACTTTTTGCTAACAGGCTTATCAACGATGATAAGCTCGTCCTGAAATTGGTTTAGTATCTCGCGTATCATGACACCACCCATTCAAACTCTGCTTGTACCGTGATAAACTTTTTGGAGGCTTTCATTTTTTCGTTTTTCTTTATTGAATATTTTTCAAAATGAGAGGGAAAGGGCTATAAAGGAGAAACTCCAAAAATTTCTTTTGAGTTGTATGACGACCGTGGTATTGAGAATCCCGGATAAATCTGCACTGGTGTATATTGAGAAGGCCGACCCTAAGATATACTTTATGGTATATGAGGAGCTAACTTACCGAAAAAGTTTCGGCAAATGGGAGAAGCCTGAGAGCCTATACGACCCTCACACAAAGTCCTTTCCCGTAGGGTTAATTCCCCGTGTAAAGCAGCTTTTGAACTCAAAAGGATACAGGGTTAGGGTAATCGATGAAAGAAAAATTGAAGGAGTGGAGATAAACGCAACATGGAATGAGCAGTATAAGTTAAGGAAATACCAAGAAAAAACCGTTAAAAAAGCATTGAAATCCGGCATGGGAGTCTTAGCGTTACCCGTGGGGAGCGGAAAAACAATAATAGGGCTGAGAATTGTCTACGAGCTTAACCTGTCAGCCCTCATTGTTGTGCACACAAAGGAACTTCTTTATCAGTGGGCCGAGAATATAAGGCGAGTTCTCGGAATCGAGCCCGGACTTGTGGGGGATAATAGCTGGATAGAAAAGCCAATAACGGTGGCTATGATACAGACGCTTCTTTCCAGAGGGGCTGATAAGCTCCAGCTCCCATATGCGGTGGTTGTGTTTGATGAATGCCACAGGACTTCTGCCGCAGAAAAGTTCTACGAACTTGGGATAAGCCTCCCCCAGAGATTTAGATTTGGCCTCTCTGCAACCCCATGGAGGAGAATTAAAGGAGAAGAGCTAAAGATAGAAGGGGCGATAGGGCCAATAATCTATGAAGTTAAAGCCGAAGACCTGATAAAAGAAAAGTTCTTGGCAAAGCCAAGGTTTAAAGTAATTGAATACGAATCCTCCATGCCCCCGTTAGCGGATCGCTACAAGGAACTTTATGAAGAAATAATCATGGAAAACGAGGAGAGAAACAAGGCGATAGTTGAGACTGCATACAAGCTTGCGAAACAGGGCCATCGTGTCTTAATAGACGTCAAAAGGATTGAACACGGAAAGATTCTTGTGGAGATGCTTAAAAAGAAGGGCTTAAACGCTGAGTTCTTGAGCTCTCAGAGTCCAAACAGGTGGGAGATTTTTGAAAAGTTCAAAAATGGCGAGATCAACGTTTTGGTCTCTACGCTATTGAAAGAAGGGGTAGATATCCCAGAAATTTCCGCCATAATACTTGCGGGTGGAGGAAAAAGCGATATAATGACAATTCAGACAATAGGAAGGGCACTAAGACCCAAAGGCGGGGGCGGTGCTGTTATAGTTGACGTGAAAGATGAAGACCCACTGCTTTTTACTCACTTCATAGAGAGACAAAAAGCCTTGAGGCAGTACTATGGCAGATACTATGACAAGGAGCTTGAGAGGCTCATAGAGAAGTGAACCAGTCTTCAAAAATGCTCGCTGTTATTAAGTGTTGGGCAAACCTCTCAAAGAATTCTCTTTTTGCCTTTTCAACTGCATAAGGATCTTTTTCGAAGGATATTCCCTCATACTTAACTTCCCACAGGACGAGGTTTTCTGGAGGGGCAGGAGGGAGCTTTTTATCAACTTCCTCTTCCAGCATTCTTTTCACTTCTTCCATTGAGAGAGCGCCAGAGGCGCAGAGCTTGAGAGCCGTTATAATCCTTCTCACCATTTCCCAGAGAAAACTTTCCCCCTCAATTTCAACCGCAATTACATTTCCCCTTAGGAGTATCTCAACCCTGTCTATCTTTCTTACAGGGTTTTTATCCTCCTCAAGCTTGGCAAAGTTTGAGAAGTCATGAACCCCCACAAAAATCTCGGCACAGGATTTCATTTTCTCAATATCAAACCCCTCATTGAGGAGGTAGTACCTATACACCTTTCCTTTGCTCCAGAATCTTGGATGGAAATCCTCCGGAACCGGTGCCCTCCCTAAAACCCAAACATCCTTCAAATGGTGATTCAAAATTCTCGGAGACGTTAGCTCAGGCTTGGAAGTGTTAAACGCAACAACGTTTCCAAAGGCAGAAACCCCTCTGTCGGTTCTTGAAGCCCCCTTAAAGTTGGCATCTTTGGGGTTTTCAATTATTCCGAGCTTAGTTAATACTCCAATTATCTCGCCTTCCACTGTTCTTAAGTTGGGCTGCCTTTGAAAGCCGTAAAATCTTCTTCCATCGTAGGCAATTTTCAAGGCTACCCTCATGGTTGGAAATTTGAGCGGGGCTATAAAAGGGTTGTCCGCCTTATTCTCTTTACAAATATCAAAGTTAATACGCCAATGTATTCGACCTTGTTCCGGAATGTTTTTGGAAATGTGACAACAAAAACAGGATAAAAGCTAAAACCCCTACTCCTTACAAGAAAATTGGGGGTGATAAAATGGTGACTGAGATCGATGTAGAGACCATGGAGTGCTTAATCAACTTTGAGATTATGTTTACATTTGCAAAGAAATTTCTCCGAGAAGGGAGGCCTTTTTGAACCCTTTTTAAGGGAAAGGGAAGAAAATCAGAGAAAACTCCCCTTGTAGAAAGGCCTCAGGAAAATCTCAAATGCCGCTATCGGCATCTCTATTCCCCAGTTTTCAAGCACCTGTGGATGAATCTCCCCTATTATCCCAACGCTCTTCCCATCAACCACTATCTCCCCTACTCTGCCCGGAATGAAGGAGCCGTGTTCTATCTCTCTAAGCTCATATTCAGCATTGAGATGATGCATTAGGCTGTCGAGGATTTCTTTTGCTTCTGTGAAGGTTACTTTGGGATGGGCAAGGGCAACGGCAAGTTTGCTCTCGCTGACGGTCTTTGTTTCTCTGCTTTCGTCTATGAGGGTCACCTTGCCGACCTCAAAGATTTTCTGAGGATACTCCTCATGGGTGTTCTGGCTCAAAAACTCCATCAGGCTTGGAAGGAGCCATTTTCTCAACGCAGACCATTTTTGACTTATGGGATTCTCTATCTCCACTATTTCCTCCTCTGAAATGTTCATTTTGTCAAACTGGGCTTCCTTATTTGTGAGGTTGAATGTCATAACCTCTTGGAGGCCAAAGCCAACCATGAGGTCTCTCACGGCATTTTCAAACTCTATAAAATCGTCTCCCTTTCCTTGAACGGCAAGCCTTGGCTCCTCTGGAACAATGTTGTTGTAGCCGTATGCAATGAGGACGTCCTCCAAAACGTCTCTTGCATGCATTATGTCGTCTCTAAATGCCGGATACCTCAGCTTTGCCTTTCCATCAACGATCTCAACCTCATACATCATGCGCTCAAGCAGGTCTTTTATCTCCTCATCGCTGAGCTCAACTCCCGCAAGTCTTTTGATGTAGTTTAGGTCAACCTCGAACTCCTTGGGAGTCAAGTCGGGGGTTTCTATCTCGAAATCCTTGTAGACTACCTTAACGCTCCTTATTTTTCCGCCACGCTCAGCTAAGGCAGTTACAATTACATTCAAAGCAAGCATGATCCTGTTAAGATTCCATCCCGTGATGTCTATGAAGATGCTCTTTGTCTCTTCAGTGACCTTCCCATGGGTTTCGGAATTTATAACCGGGGGCATTGAGAGAACGTTTCCTTCCCTGTCAACAAGCAATGGATAATAGGGCTTTCCTTTAATCAAGTGGCCGTATTCCTTCCCCTTCTCGTGCTGCTCGAGAATCTCATCAGCACTCATTTCTCGGTCGCTGTTTAATGGAGTAAATCTTATTTTATCCGGTTCAACAGCCTTGTAATAGAAAGGAGGCTTGAGCTTATCGAAGTCGAACGTCCCTATGGCAACTTCTCTTCTCCTCCTTCCGAAGGTGAGCGCCACTTTCTCCTGAAGCTGGATTATCTGTCTCAAGGCTTCCTCATCAAGTTCGAGATTCTCAACTATGGCATAAACCCCATAGGGCCTTATATCTTTCAATTTTTCATCAACATAGACAACAACATCGCTTTTTTCGATTTTATATTTCGGCAATCCCCTTGCCATTCCAAGGGCCCATTTTACCTGTCTCGCTATTCCCTCGGCACTCCATAAGTCGGGTCTGTTGGTATCTTTGGCATCTGCTTTGAAGTATATTTTACCTTCGTGCTCCCAAACATCGTCAAGCTCGCATTTTGCGTAGAGGAACAAGTCTTCCCACTCTTCGACCGTGAATTCTTTCCCAATTAATCTCTCCAGGTCATGCTTGGCAACGTCGAACTTCGGCATCTTTCATCACCACACCAGTTTAGCCTCTCTCAACCATTTTAAATCATAGCTGAAGAGGTACCTTATGTCGTCTATTCCCAGCTTAAACATGGCCAATCTGTCGATACCGATTCCCCATGCAATTACCGGCACGTCTATTCCTAAAGGCTTCGTCATCTCTTCTCTGAATATTCCCGCTCCCCCAAATTCTACCCATCCGAGCTCTTCGTGATAGGCACTCATTTGAACGCTCGGCTCTGTGAAGGGGTAATAATCTGGAAGGAACTTAACCTTCTTTGCTCCAGCTATTTCAACCGCAAACCTCTTCAAGATTCCGAGGAGGTGTTTGAATGTTAAGCTCTCGTCCACAACGAATCCATCAACTTGGTTGAACTCTATTAGATGTGTTCTGTCCAAAACGTCTGGCCTAAAAACTCTTTGAATAGCGAAGTACTTACCCGGTATTTGGACACCTTTGCCAAGCTGTCTGGCACTCAAAGCCGTTGCATGGGCTCTGGGCATTAAAAGCATGGCCATCCTTGGATCCCACTTGTATCCCCATCCTCTTGAGCCCGTTGTCCAGCCGTGCTCGTGAGATGCCCTAACCCTTTCCACAAGCTCCCCATCCGGAAGAGAGCCATATTTTGGATACTTCAGCTGGTATGTATCAGTCCAATCTCTCGCTGGATGATTCTGGGGCTGGAACAAAGCATCAAAGTTCCAGAATTGAGTCTCTATTAGGCTTTCTGCAGTCATCTCAATAAAGCCCATCTCTAT
The Thermococcus sp. 2319x1 DNA segment above includes these coding regions:
- a CDS encoding GTP-binding protein, which codes for MPTNVTAEYLAAEEEYRQAKTIPEKIRALEKMYATVPKHKGTEKLRLQIKRKLAELRKELEKQQSQRKGGGYSFSVKKEGAAQIALAGLPNVGKSSLLKVLAGVEADVADYPFTTVEPIPGMMKHKDVQIQLVEVPGLIEGAALGKGMGTQLLSVIRNADAIAIVVDLSQDPINQMEIILREFERAGIKINKRKPKVEIRRMPTGGIVINGQDLIQGDVSEVMKMLREEGIHSAEITVKEPVTLEEFSDALDESLVWRKAIIIANKGDAPGSKENYEKLVKAYGDRFKIVPVSAKKKANIEILKEELYELADIIRVFTKSPGEEPSYPPIALKKGSTVLDVAERIHKDFAKNFKYARVWGKSAKFPGQRVGPDHVLEDGDIVEIHVR
- a CDS encoding Lrp/AsnC family transcriptional regulator; this translates as MKGLLDEIDKEILRVLQKNSRTPLREISKRVGLAESTVYERIKKLKEKGIIKKFTIILDPESLGFHLLAFILIKAKAGKYAEVAGKLITYPEIVEIYETTGDYDMILKIRTRSSEELNDFLDRIGEIEGVVATHTMVVLKIHKETTELPL
- a CDS encoding ASCH domain-containing protein, whose product is MVQIRKFLLIDNSYKSKILSGKKTTTIRFGEYGAKPGSEVYLVITPSDTAVAKVKITKVEKKKVKELTNQDAKKDGFKDVKELVGALSKIYGELHGDDEVTVIEFEVIKKFESGIPLKWLKGLNYRDPEEVAKLYVENSLKDSPDVDLIVKRVYSEGLKSAVRRYGPKRVRDALLKAYHKLYAEGKI
- a CDS encoding TIGR02253 family HAD-type hydrolase; protein product: MIRVVFFDLDDTLVDTSRLAELARKNAIENMIQHGMPVDFDTAYNELLELINEYGSNFPHHFDYLLRRLDLKYNPKWVAAGVIAYHNTKFAHIREVKHARKTLIKLREMGYRLGIITDGNPIKQWEKVLRLDLDDFFEHMIISDFEGVKKPHPKIYQKALKIFEVSPEEALMVGDRLYSDIYGAKRVGMHTVWFRYGKYANRELEYEEYADFKINDLLELPEILEVLKDGSNKEVPADR
- a CDS encoding DUF3783 domain-containing protein; the encoded protein is MILLIGFEQDEVSRVREILSEFDIYEVPEYCKDWVVEEVVAKAPTFQGSGNWHWRKFIIMHNLSNEDVKRVIKTVRSQGISPIFATTTPTSLTWKLEDLLDELVREDEYFRKLREEKRRMKSFYLDIGKS
- the cobB gene encoding NAD-dependent protein deacetylase, with protein sequence MMEEAAKLIAHSRFLIAFTGAGISAESGIPTFRDKNGLWEKYRVEEVATPEAFRRNPRLVWEFYRMRMKLMKGAKPNRGHLALAELERMGLLKAVITQNIDNLHREAGNKNVVELHGNIYRVKCTSCAYRENLLESEKLEEFLEEEGLLKCPKCGSLLRPDVVWFGEPLPQEALQKAFKLAERADVCLVIGTSGQVFPAAYVPYIVKENGGYVIEINPKESGITPIADIFLKGPAGEIMEHLLAKVKRCLKDKGC
- the glyA gene encoding serine hydroxymethyltransferase; this translates as MSYQMYRDKVLEFVEMHEKWRASTINLIASENVTSPSVTRAVASGFMHKYAEGWPRQRYYQGCKYVDEVELIGVDLFCKLFKSDFADLRPISGTNANQAAFFGLTNAGDKAIVLHTSHGGHISHMPFGAAGMRGLEVHTWPFDNEEFNIDVDKAAQMIRELEPKIVVFGGSLFPFPHPVKELAPVAKEVGAYVMYDAAHVLGLIAGGKFQDPLREGADVVTSSTHKTFPGPQGGVILYKDLGEDTAKLQWAIFPGVLSNHHLHHMAGKVITAAEMLEFGKAYAEQIVKNAKALAEALAEEGFKVIGEDKGYTESHQVIVDVSELHEAGGGWAAPLLEEAGIILNKNLLPWDPLEKVNTPSGLRIGVQEMTRVGMMEDDMKEIARFMRRVLLDKEDPKKVEKEVFEFRKQFQKVYYSFDYGLPMKE
- a CDS encoding UbiD family decarboxylase; protein product: MIREILNQFQDELIIVDKPVSKKFEITSYLLQHKTKPVLFKDVDGWEVAGNIWSTRERIARYLGIKREELVHFIMEAMENPKPYKEAKTAEFFKNSTKDFSLKELPVPHYFPRDGGQYFTSAIYIAKDENGFVNLSYHRTMVRDEKTGTVRLVPRHLYAMWKDKAEHGEELDVRIIIGNPIHILLAAATSPPYGVSELSIASSMSEIAFGKPLEVVNINGIPVPIESEFVFEAKILPELDKEGPFVDITGTYDIVREQPVVVFEKMYHVERPIFHALLSSGYEHYMLMGLPKEPQIYKSVKQVVPKVHGVRLTEGGCMWLHAVVSITKQHDGDGKNAILAAFAGHPSLKHVIVVDEDINIYDDKEIEWAVATRFQADKDLVVIPNARGSSLDPSGEKGFTAKWGIDATKPLGKKEEFERAKL
- a CDS encoding DEAD/DEAH box helicase, whose translation is MTTVVLRIPDKSALVYIEKADPKIYFMVYEELTYRKSFGKWEKPESLYDPHTKSFPVGLIPRVKQLLNSKGYRVRVIDERKIEGVEINATWNEQYKLRKYQEKTVKKALKSGMGVLALPVGSGKTIIGLRIVYELNLSALIVVHTKELLYQWAENIRRVLGIEPGLVGDNSWIEKPITVAMIQTLLSRGADKLQLPYAVVVFDECHRTSAAEKFYELGISLPQRFRFGLSATPWRRIKGEELKIEGAIGPIIYEVKAEDLIKEKFLAKPRFKVIEYESSMPPLADRYKELYEEIIMENEERNKAIVETAYKLAKQGHRVLIDVKRIEHGKILVEMLKKKGLNAEFLSSQSPNRWEIFEKFKNGEINVLVSTLLKEGVDIPEISAIILAGGGKSDIMTIQTIGRALRPKGGGGAVIVDVKDEDPLLFTHFIERQKALRQYYGRYYDKELERLIEK
- the truA gene encoding tRNA pseudouridine(38-40) synthase TruA, producing MRVALKIAYDGRRFYGFQRQPNLRTVEGEIIGVLTKLGIIENPKDANFKGASRTDRGVSAFGNVVAFNTSKPELTSPRILNHHLKDVWVLGRAPVPEDFHPRFWSKGKVYRYYLLNEGFDIEKMKSCAEIFVGVHDFSNFAKLEEDKNPVRKIDRVEILLRGNVIAVEIEGESFLWEMVRRIITALKLCASGALSMEEVKRMLEEEVDKKLPPAPPENLVLWEVKYEGISFEKDPYAVEKAKREFFERFAQHLITASIFEDWFTSL
- the pheT gene encoding phenylalanine--tRNA ligase subunit beta; the encoded protein is MPKFDVAKHDLERLIGKEFTVEEWEDLFLYAKCELDDVWEHEGKIYFKADAKDTNRPDLWSAEGIARQVKWALGMARGLPKYKIEKSDVVVYVDEKLKDIRPYGVYAIVENLELDEEALRQIIQLQEKVALTFGRRRREVAIGTFDFDKLKPPFYYKAVEPDKIRFTPLNSDREMSADEILEQHEKGKEYGHLIKGKPYYPLLVDREGNVLSMPPVINSETHGKVTEETKSIFIDITGWNLNRIMLALNVIVTALAERGGKIRSVKVVYKDFEIETPDLTPKEFEVDLNYIKRLAGVELSDEEIKDLLERMMYEVEIVDGKAKLRYPAFRDDIMHARDVLEDVLIAYGYNNIVPEEPRLAVQGKGDDFIEFENAVRDLMVGFGLQEVMTFNLTNKEAQFDKMNISEEEIVEIENPISQKWSALRKWLLPSLMEFLSQNTHEEYPQKIFEVGKVTLIDESRETKTVSESKLAVALAHPKVTFTEAKEILDSLMHHLNAEYELREIEHGSFIPGRVGEIVVDGKSVGIIGEIHPQVLENWGIEMPIAAFEIFLRPFYKGSFL